Proteins from a genomic interval of Quercus lobata isolate SW786 chromosome 11, ValleyOak3.0 Primary Assembly, whole genome shotgun sequence:
- the LOC115968524 gene encoding serine/threonine-protein kinase STY13-like, giving the protein MLEGGPKFAGIIDLNKNDNNYYDLSQGFYQKLGEGTNMSIDSVGSLQTSTGGGSVAMSIDNSSVGSNDSRTRILNHQGLRRRANDNYSVQHSVNRRGKVTHALSDDALARALMDSNTPTEGLENFDDWTIDLRRLNMGDAFAQGAFGKLYRGTYNGEDVAIKILERPENDLGRAQLMETQFQQEVMMLATLKHPNIVRFIGACRKPMLWCIVTEYAKGGSVRQFLTRRSNRSVPLKLAVKQALDVARGMAYVHGLGLIHRDLKSDNLLIFADKSIKIADFGVARIEVQTEGMTPETGTYRWMAPEMIQHRPYTQKVDVYSFGIVLWELITGMLPFQNMTAVQAAFAVVNKGVRPIIPSDCLPVLSDIMTRCWDANPDVRPPFMEVVRMLENAETEIMTTVRKARFRCCMSQPRTME; this is encoded by the exons ATGTTGGAGGGTGGTCCAAAGTTCGCAGGAATAATAGACCTTAACAAAAATGACAACAACTATTACGACTTGTCCCAAGGGTTTTACCAGAAACTTGGTGAGGGTACCAACATGTCAATTGACAGTGTTGGCAGTTTACAAACAAGTACTGGCGGAGGCTCTGTTGCAATGTCTATAGATAACAGCAGTGTTGGATCAAATGATTCTCGTACTCGCATTTTGAACCACCAAGGCTTGCGGAGGCGAGCTAATGACAATTACTCTGTGCAACACAGCGTTAATCGTCGTGGAAAAGTCACACATGCTCTCAGTGATGATGCACTGGCCCGAGCTCTAATGGACAGTAATACCCCTACTGAGGGGCTTGAGAATTTTGATGACTGGACAATTGATTTAAGGAGGCTTAATATGGGCGATGCTTTTGCTCAAGGGGCTTTTGGGAAACTGTACAGAGGTACTTACAATGGTGAGGATGTTGCcatcaaaattttggaaaggCCAGAAAATGACCTGGGAAGGGCTCAGTTGATGGAGACACAGTTTCAGCAGGAAGTGATGATGTTGGCTACACTTAAGCATCCAAACATAGTTCGCTTCATCGGTGCATGCCGGAAACCAATGCTTTGGTGCATTGTGACTGAGTATGCAAAGGGTGGTTCAGTTCGGCAGTTCCTGACAAGGCGCTCAAACCGATCAGTTCCATTGAAATTAGCTGTCAAGCAAGCCTTGGATGTAGCAAGGGGGATGGCTTATGTTCATGGACTTGGATTGATCCATAGGGACCTAAAATCTGATAACCTGTTGATTTTCGCAgacaaatcaattaaaattgCTGACTTTGGGGTTGCGCGGATAGAGGTGCAGACTGAAGGAATGACACCTGAGACAGGGACATACCGCTGGATGGCTCC GGAGATGATCCAGCACAGGCCTTACACACAGAAAGTGGATGTGTATAGTTTCGGGATTGTTCTCTGGGAACTCATAACAGGAATGCTACCATTCCAGAACATGACAGCTGTGCAGGCAGCATTTGCAGTCGTTAACAAGGGAGTTCGTCCAATAATACCCAGTGACTGCTTACCTGTTCTCAGTGATATCATGACCCGGTGCTGGGATGCCAACCCTGATGTCAGGCCCCCTTTCATGGAAGTTGTCAGAATGCTGGAGAACGCAGAGACAGAGATTATGACTACTGTCCGCAAGGCTCGTTTCAGGTGTTGCATGAGCCAACCTAGGACAATGGAGTGA